In Saccharolobus solfataricus, a genomic segment contains:
- the cutC gene encoding glyceraldehyde dehydrogenase subunit gamma, with amino-acid sequence MLMVNQGEKIKIKVKVNGVLYERYVSPRILLVDFLREELGLTGTKIGCDTTTCGACTVLLNGKSVKSCTLFAVQADGAEITTIEGLSVDSKLHPIQEAFKENFALQCGFCTPGMIMQAYFLLKENPNPSEEEVRDGLHGNICRCTGYQNIVKAVLDASRRLRA; translated from the coding sequence ATGTTAATGGTTAATCAAGGAGAGAAAATTAAAATAAAAGTTAAGGTAAATGGAGTATTGTATGAGAGATATGTAAGTCCAAGGATACTATTAGTTGACTTTTTAAGGGAAGAGTTAGGCTTAACGGGAACGAAAATTGGATGTGATACTACAACTTGTGGCGCATGCACAGTTCTATTAAATGGTAAATCAGTAAAATCTTGTACATTGTTTGCAGTGCAAGCTGATGGTGCAGAAATAACTACAATTGAGGGTCTCTCAGTAGATTCTAAGCTTCATCCAATTCAAGAGGCGTTTAAGGAAAATTTCGCCCTTCAGTGTGGTTTCTGTACGCCGGGAATGATAATGCAGGCATATTTCTTGCTGAAAGAAAATCCAAATCCTTCTGAAGAGGAGGTTAGAGATGGACTTCACGGTAACATTTGTAGGTGTACTGGATATCAAAATATTGTTAAGGCAGTTTTAGATGCTTCAAGGAGGTTGAGAGCATGA